The segment ACCGCATATCTTTTTCTTACTTAACTTTCCAAATAGGGAACCAACAGCGGCTATGGTTGCTACTGAACATGCAGCCGATGATCCTAGGCCAACACCATACGGAAATTCCGTTCTTACATTAATATCAAGACCAACGTTGGCATGGAATTCATTCATGGCATCGGTAGCAGCTGTAAGTATTGGTTGCATTAATGACCTGAAAGGCTTACTTTGTAACGACTTTCGTTTTCTTGCATCAAAGAGCCCATGGAAGCCCATATTGGATGTGATCCTGAATTTATCATCATTTCTTACCTTAACATCAACGTAAACTCTTCTATCTATGGAAGCCAGTATTGCCGGTTTCTTATAAACAACAAAATGCTCTCCGAACAGTATCACTTTAGCGGGCGCAGACGCTTTACTAAAATGCCGTATTGGGTTCATGTGAACAAAATCGATCCGTAACCTACCACAGAGTCCTTGCTGCCAGTTATATCTCCACTCGTTGCGTATTTTAATAGTTCACCATTCTTTGCTCCTAGCATCTTAGCCGCAATCATTACTACAGCAACAGCACCATAACCACACGCCGAAACTTCCAATCTTCTTAACACTGAGTAGTATTTGTTGACATCCAGTTCAAGTATGGTTTTGATCAGTTCCATATCTTTCCTGTGAGCCTCTTCATTGGGTTCGTAATGTGTGAAATCCGAAGAAGCGATCAACAGAACATTTCCTCCTTTACCTATCTCAGCTATTGCTCTCGCAACACCTTCAGCTGTGTCTTTATCCTGCATCCACATGATAATAGGCACTATCTTGAACTGTCTGTAAATATATTGTAACATTGGAAGTTGAACTTCCAGACAGTGGTCTTCGCTATGCGCA is part of the Nitrososphaerales archaeon genome and harbors:
- a CDS encoding MEMO1 family protein; this translates as MRVRKPAVAGSFYPASKDELLRMIESCFLHPYGPQKKSPSGIDRKIIGMVCPHAGYMYSGPVAAHSYYAASSLNIDLVIMVGPNHYGIGSGVAVMREGSWETPLGSVDVDNKVAESIAKISGIIDFDDAAHSEDHCLEVQLPMLQYIYRQFKIVPIIMWMQDKDTAEGVARAIAEIGKGGNVLLIASSDFTHYEPNEEAHRKDMELIKTILELDVNKYYSVLRRLEVSACGYGAVAVVMIAAKMLGAKNGELLKYATSGDITGSKDSVVGYGSILFT